The Desulfobacterales bacterium genome window below encodes:
- a CDS encoding AAA family ATPase, which produces MKTTAKELKNVLSISKVLEHYSVKKGKGKNSYHCPLHDDKNPSLVASDEKQTASCLSQECFKNDDIFTFIMKMESCDFNKALEIAQNIAGISGITNIKLTKIPTMTQIKPIHIQFLKNRGINNIEEIIKFYNLKAWKDYISTDINKETFKFIPINKALKTFTLGKKRSAQIYKSINTLSVNTALNILVVAGEKDTWRVHDSLITELKNNKINDNFVIVSNTAGEGNIPSYFFDEFKNMNISNIYICYDNDKTGKEGNLKVYELAKSIFSEKTNITILLFDENKPQKYDLTDFLNEGNSFSDIFSKLTPYQPKHKEFLNGDFFIALDLIGKPPLIQWIVKDFLPQNIVGAIVATGSTGKSWFLLQLATCISAGIKFMGMETTEPSKVLYINGEEVRDDIHRRLFNIRNHYQNNDHNFKKNEEILNQNLSFLCVNGTNATLKQNEGLFIELQKYILSIRLNFSKIFNFVVF; this is translated from the coding sequence ATGAAAACAACAGCTAAAGAACTTAAAAACGTATTATCTATATCAAAGGTTTTAGAACATTACAGCGTTAAAAAAGGAAAAGGAAAAAATAGTTATCATTGCCCCCTTCATGATGATAAAAACCCTTCTCTTGTTGCGAGTGATGAAAAACAGACAGCCTCTTGTCTTTCTCAAGAATGCTTTAAAAATGATGATATATTTACTTTCATTATGAAAATGGAGTCATGCGATTTTAACAAAGCTTTAGAAATAGCTCAAAATATCGCTGGTATCTCTGGTATAACTAATATCAAATTAACAAAAATTCCAACTATGACGCAAATTAAGCCGATACATATTCAATTTCTAAAAAATAGAGGTATTAATAACATAGAAGAAATAATCAAATTTTATAATTTAAAAGCATGGAAAGACTATATTTCAACAGACATAAACAAAGAAACTTTCAAATTTATTCCGATAAACAAAGCTCTTAAAACTTTTACTCTCGGGAAAAAAAGAAGCGCTCAAATATATAAATCCATTAATACATTATCAGTAAATACAGCCTTAAACATACTTGTTGTTGCTGGTGAAAAAGATACTTGGAGAGTTCACGATAGTCTTATTACAGAACTAAAAAACAATAAAATTAATGATAACTTTGTCATTGTTTCTAATACTGCAGGAGAAGGAAATATTCCGAGTTATTTCTTCGACGAATTTAAAAATATGAATATTAGTAATATATACATTTGCTATGATAATGACAAAACTGGAAAAGAAGGTAATTTAAAAGTATATGAACTTGCTAAATCTATTTTTTCAGAAAAAACAAATATTACAATATTACTTTTTGACGAAAATAAGCCTCAAAAATACGATTTAACCGATTTTTTAAACGAAGGTAATTCTTTTAGTGATATATTTTCAAAACTTACTCCATATCAGCCAAAACACAAAGAATTTCTCAATGGAGATTTTTTTATAGCTTTAGATTTAATTGGAAAGCCTCCTTTAATTCAATGGATTGTCAAGGACTTCCTGCCTCAAAATATTGTCGGAGCTATTGTTGCTACTGGAAGCACAGGCAAAAGCTGGTTTTTACTACAATTAGCTACTTGTATCAGCGCTGGTATTAAATTCATGGGAATGGAAACAACTGAACCAAGCAAAGTATTATATATCAACGGTGAAGAAGTAAGAGATGATATTCACAGAAGATTATTTAATATAAGAAATCATTATCAAAATAATGACCATAACTTTAAAAAAAATGAAGAAATTCTTAATCAAAATCTTTCCTTTCTTTGCGTTAATGGCACTAATGCAACTTTAAAACAAAATGAAGGGTTATTTATAGAATTACAAAAATATATTCTGTCCATTCGCTTAAATTTTAGCAAAATATTTAATTTTGTGGTATTTTAG
- a CDS encoding HNH endonuclease — protein MSFYYRIILAHIMSLFQARAFIIPGRYNYRYHGGADNGYQCPLCKSIFIGTEGLKKLHADHIIPFNKGGKTIWNNLQLLCGKCNRSKYNYLNVGNIL, from the coding sequence ATGTCATTCTATTATCGAATAATTCTGGCCCATATAATGTCATTATTTCAAGCCAGAGCGTTTATTATTCCTGGCCGCTACAATTATAGATATCATGGCGGAGCAGACAATGGTTATCAATGTCCTTTATGTAAATCTATATTCATAGGTACCGAAGGATTAAAAAAATTACATGCCGATCACATAATTCCATTTAACAAAGGCGGAAAAACTATATGGAATAATCTACAATTACTATGTGGAAAATGTAATCGTTCAAAATATAATTATTTAAACGTAGGAAATATATTATGA
- a CDS encoding recombinase family protein has protein sequence MLIGYARISTQEQTLEPQIDALSSAGCEKIFTDIASGVKTQRKGLDDAMEYCRKGDILVVWKLDRMGRSMSHLVETITKLEKQGIGFRSMTEKIDTTSAGGRLVFHLFSSLAEFERDLIRERVQAGLKSARARGRKGGRPSVSEETKAMARALLSDKSLSIKQICDRLGIAKSTLYKHAKPTTQ, from the coding sequence ATGCTAATTGGATATGCAAGAATATCAACTCAAGAACAAACACTTGAACCACAGATAGATGCTCTTTCCTCCGCGGGATGTGAAAAAATCTTTACAGATATAGCGAGCGGAGTAAAAACACAGAGAAAAGGTTTAGATGATGCTATGGAGTATTGTAGAAAAGGAGATATATTAGTCGTTTGGAAATTGGATAGAATGGGGCGTTCAATGTCGCATCTTGTAGAAACAATAACTAAACTTGAAAAACAAGGAATTGGATTTCGTTCTATGACAGAAAAAATTGATACAACTTCTGCCGGAGGACGTTTAGTATTTCATTTATTTAGCTCATTAGCTGAGTTTGAAAGAGATTTAATACGCGAACGAGTTCAAGCTGGATTAAAATCAGCAAGAGCTCGTGGTCGAAAAGGAGGAAGACCTTCTGTATCAGAAGAAACTAAGGCAATGGCGAGAGCTTTATTATCTGACAAATCATTATCTATAAAACAAATATGTGATCGTTTAGGAATTGCAAAAAGTACACTTTATAAACATGCAAAACCTACTACTCAATAA
- a CDS encoding type II toxin-antitoxin system RelB/DinJ family antitoxin produces the protein MMASTMIHIRIDEQVKTNAMKTLTSMGLTISDAVRIMLIRIAAEKTLPFNIRVPNIETVKAIKELEEGRGKRFINVEALMDELNEDD, from the coding sequence ATTATGGCTTCAACGATGATTCATATTAGAATAGATGAGCAGGTAAAAACAAATGCAATGAAAACATTAACATCTATGGGGTTAACTATATCTGATGCTGTTAGAATTATGTTAATTCGTATAGCGGCTGAAAAGACGTTGCCATTCAATATACGAGTTCCAAATATAGAGACTGTGAAAGCGATTAAAGAACTTGAAGAAGGACGTGGTAAACGTTTTATAAACGTAGAAGCTTTAATGGATGAACTAAATGAGGACGATTGA
- a CDS encoding type II toxin-antitoxin system YafQ family toxin, which translates to MRTIERASAFKRDYKKVKTIPKHQDIDLVLSSVLSILNADKTLPKKYRDHPLYGDFFGYRECHIKPDLLLIYSKSTGILRLARLGSHSELFG; encoded by the coding sequence ATGAGGACGATTGAACGAGCATCGGCTTTCAAGCGTGACTATAAAAAAGTTAAAACTATACCTAAGCATCAAGATATAGATTTAGTTTTATCTTCCGTTCTTTCTATTTTAAACGCTGATAAAACACTGCCTAAAAAATATCGTGATCATCCCCTATATGGTGATTTTTTTGGATATCGTGAATGTCATATTAAACCTGATTTACTATTGATATACAGTAAATCAACCGGAATTTTACGTCTTGCACGACTTGGTTCACATAGTGAACTCTTTGGTTAA